ttttgatttcaattcaactcattttcTAAATCTCATTATTCGCTGGagcatgttttattattttttattcattagtCACTACaacaagttttattattttaaaaaaagtctcttgttttttattttactatgtTGATCTATCATTGtccataaattttaatttgtcaTATATtagagacattttttttttttaaaaaaagtatccaTGGGTGCGcgcatgtgtatatatatatacgagaAATGCTGCTGTGTCGCCCGGGTAGTATTGCTCAAGTGTaacgtttgaaaaaaaaaattattattttttttacttaatgattaagaaaataattttaagtgttaatatatatattttttaaaatgcttgttgtaAGTGGTCAAGCAAACggctatttaatttttttttttttttaatttttcttttccctccctttctctatttcatttcctctctctttctctctctttcttaatCTCACCAGCCAtgattaaaaacttgaaaaagctTGCTCCACATTGATCGAGTCTTTAACGGATTCCAAGCTCATTTGCAAATGCCTTCACTGTTTGCATATCCACAACTTTGTTCTCGACCAAAATCACACTTATTCCCAACTAAAAGTTTACATATACTTTTATTTGCGTATCTATCAATTTTATTCAACCATTACATGATATTGTTGAAACTCTCATTCTTAGTAACATTATAGACAATAATTTGAAGCTTAATTATCTTTCCATCCAGCTCCAcaattctaattttaaaatcaacTCCAATGGTACTTATGTGACTCTCAACATAGGAATCATCTGCGAATTTGAGAAGTAAATAAGATTTCCCATGGATGAGTCCTCATGCTTTAACGACTGatactcaaaagaaaaaaaaaaaaaagctaagaGAGAAAGAGTGAAGCTTGCCTTCAGCATCAGTTAACTCATTCCAAAAAAGGGATAATACATCattcataaagaaaaaaaaaagagaaaaaagaagaaacgaaagaagaaagagaaataaaaatctgtttgttcttattttttttattctacatAAACTCTTTTGTATGATCCGATTACCTCCTGCTTACTCCTCCCACTTGTACGTagcaatattaatttttttcttttacttaataattaagaaagtgattaaaaatattaaaaaaattatttaaaaaaaaaaacacaactagACTGCTCACTCAGCCGTGCAGTAACcgcgtacatatatatatatatagcacgtGGTTGGGCACGTGAAGAAAACTTGGTAAAGAAGTTCGAAACTCTCAAACAGTCTCGTTTAGCTTTGTACAAAGTGGTCCGCACGTGAAGAAAACTTGGTAAAGAAGTTCGAAACTCTCAACAGTCTCGTTTAGCTTTGTACAAAGTGGAATCAGACCGATATGTTCGCTCCATGTCCGCTCGTCTTCCTGAACAAGTTTCATTCTCTGATCCAGATTCGCCAAATCACTGCCCCTCATTCTGTCTACTCGTTACGCCATTTTCGTTTCCGCTCTCCTTTATCTCACACTGTTTTTCTGTGTCTCGAAGCTAGGTATAGAGCTCGTTGtctctttcctcttctttttttttttttatgtttttggtgCTGTGAGCCCTTCATGTCTGTATTTTATAATTCGATGTTCAGCTGCCTGCTCATTATTATTACGGAAAAATCCGATTTTGTCACTGTCTTTGTCGAAACTGTGTGTTTGCTCGTAATTTATGTTATATTGATGGCATTCCAGCAACCCTCTAATTTGATATGTTTGCTTGGCTGATTGGGATTTCTAACCTTCGTTATATCGTTGTTCTAATTATCGACGAATCTTGAATTTGAAACTGTTTTTTATTACCGCTCTTTCGTATGAGTTTTAACCCTATCTGATTCTTCATCCTGAGAGTTTGTTTtgttatataattttgtttccctttttttttgtaCGATCTCCATAGCTGCGACAACTCATTTATTTGCATAATTGTGAAGTTTTTCTTCATTATtgtcctttttttgtttttagttttggaAATATCTTGTTGATTCGTTTGTTTGGCTTGATTGTACTTGAGCGACAGAGTTATTGATTTACTTGGTTATTTATAGGGAAAGACccaagaagaaaacttgattaGGAGCCAAAGTTTCGTTTTTTGCATTTTGGCGGAATAGGGCTTTGGTTGTGGTGTCGTCGGCTTTACTTTTATTAGTAAAGGAAAAGAGCGATACATTTAGCAATTATGACAACTTCGTGGGCAGATTCTGTAGCTGACTCTGCATCTGAGAATGCAGCCACTGCTGCTTCTGATAGTAATGGCTTAAAACGCCCCACCCGATCATCCTATGTTCCACCGCATCTCCGTAATAGGCAATCTCCTTCAACAGATCCCCCTGATTCATTACACTCTGTTCCTTCATCGGCCAATGGTCGGGTAGGCTTTGGTGGACCAACAACTGGATTGTGCTGGGCTGGAGGTTCTAGGCCTGACTTGGGGCGTGCAGCTCATAATGGTTCTGGTGGTGGTCGAAGAGGTAGTGGTTGGAGTAGTAGGAATGGGGGGTGGGACCGAAGGAGGGAGCACGAGGTGAACCCTTTTGTTGATGATGACAATGCAGAGCGAGCGATTAGTGAACAAGAAAATACGGGTATTAACTTTGAAGCTTATGATGATATTCCGGTGGAGACAAGTGGGGACAATGTGCCACCCCCCGTGAATACTTTTGCAGAAATTGACTTGGGGGAttcattaaatcaaaatattcGGAGGTGCAAGTATGTGAAACCAACACCCGTTCAGCGTTATTCTATACCAATTTCTCTTGCAGGACGGGACTTAATGGCTTGTGCTCAGACTGGGTCAGGGAAGACTGCTGCCTTTTGCTTTCCAATTATCAGTGGAATCATGCGGGAGCAGTATGTTCAGAGACCCCGTGCAGCACGGACCGCATACCCTCTTGCTCTAATTCTTTCCCCTACTAGGGAGTTATCATGCCAGGTCAGATTCCCGTGTATACTACTATATCATACTTGATGTGCACCCTGAGAGCTTTgcaaattatctatttatgtattttgtttttctgatttttgtttccattttgATTGAATTATAGATACATGATGAGGTGAAAAAGTTTTCCTATCAAACTGGTGTCAAGGTGGTTGTTACTTATGGAGGAGCACCAATCAACCAACAGGTTTTCATTATATTGACAATCTTTTCGGTTTTCTGATTCCttgatctctttgttttcttttttcttataggtaataaatttattatcttctTAAGTTAACAACGTCTTGACATCTATATTTGGGAGGGCTGCAGATAAATCTTATGTGGACTTGCTTAGTTGTGCATGTTATTTAactgatttcttttttcttttatcctgATGGAAGTAGGCTCGCTATAGAGAGTTGCTTTTCCTTTTTGGATTAACACAATAGCATTGGACTTGTTGCTTTTCCTATATCTCGGAATTgctttattttggatttgacTGGTGCAGAGTGCAGCTGTTTAAGTATAAGTATTTGAATCTGTTTAAGTTCGATTCACCTTGCCTTTGAAATAATATCTCCACCATCCTGGAAAGTAAAATTCCGGTGGCTATTCTTTTTTCAGCAGATAATTCTCATGAGGTTTGGATTCATGGGAATGGTTAAAATTTTGTGGGGTTAATATTTTGTGTATAAGTATTGTGTGGGGGTAATATTTAAAGACGTTTACTATTAAAATGTCAAATTATTTAGCAAAATTAATATGTtcatttttattcataaaaagaaatatcaaattatttgtCATATAGATGTTGactggttttttattttattttttagttttttttttttttaacttattggCACTGGGTATCCAGAAATAGCGTCCCAACTAATCTccggggtgcacaggccctcagtGAAGAGTTTTCCGGAAGTGCACCTCTAGTCCGATAgtccctagagattgtttgcaccaaaAGGATTTAAACATTAGACctagggggagcatacccccaaccccaaggcctttaccacttaagccaacccctaggggttggttTTTTAGTTGTCATAGCTAACATGTTAGTTGTACTTGTACAATATTGCTTTTATGCTGGTCTAACCATGTAGGGAGTCTCAatagtttggattttttttcccgCCTTTTAGTGAATATCTACTGTCTACTTGTGTTGTATAATTAATGATGTGTTGCGCGGGCAGTGGCGGGAGCTTGAGAGAGGAGTTGATATCCTTGTGGCAACCCCTGGACGATTGGTTGATTTGCTTGAGAGAGCAAGAGTCTCATTGCAGATGATCAGATATTTGGCTCTTGATGAAGCAGATCGGATGCTGGATATGGGTTTTGAGCCTCAAATCCGAAAGATAGTGGAACAAATGGACATGCCTCCACCAGGTGTGAGACAGACAATGCTGTTTAGTGCCACCTTCCCTAAAGAGATACAGGCAAGTCTTAATTGTCCTGTTTAAGTGGTTTCTTGAGTTGCTTGATTGCATCATGCATTTTATGTTATCCATTGTTGTGTcattgtgcttttttttttgttagaagaagaataagaagtcATACCCTTTGAGTCTTCACATATCGGTGTGTAttatacctatcaaaaaaacatACTGATGTGTGCATTTTTGCATGTGTGAACTTGGAATTTGTAATGCAGGGTACTTGAGTGGTCAGTATGTGATATAGGGTTTTCTTTTGATATCCTAATGGAATAGGATTTTTTTGGAGCCCCTTTTGTACCTCAATAATTCTCCTGTTCCTTTTATTGATTGTCACTGgagcatataaaaaaatgtaggtGGTATACTTAGTGCTTAGTTAATTTCTTGCAATAGGAAGTACTCAATTTATTGCAGTAGGAAGAATCAATCTCTTCTACATGGTCATTTTACATGTACTGTTTATTGGATCACCACTTTAAATACGCAACAAGGCTAACAATAAAAACTTTTCTGAAAAGAGTCacctcaaattttatttatttattttttgtttatatccTTGGGTGTTCGGGCCAGCTTGCGCGCACCTCAATTAATCCTACGgggccctgaagttaacggTCAGGTAAACCTCCAATGGCCCTGAGGGGACTCGAATTGGTGATcattggggagcaaacccaaTGCTTGACCAACTGAGCTACCCCTTAGGATTAAAAGAGTCACCTCAAAGTGCATCTATCTGATAGCAATCTTGTGATTTTGATTTGGCATGCAGAGATTGGCATctgattttctttcaaattacaTATTTTTGGCTGTTGGAAGGGTTGGTTCAAGTACTGATTTGATTGTTCAAAGAGTTGAATTTGTTCATGAGTCTGACAAGAGAAGCCATCTCATGGATCTTATTCATGCTCAGAAAGAAAGTGGAATGCAGGGAAAGGTAACATGAGATATACTTGCATTCTTCAATTAAGACTTGCCTAAGAAGCTCCTTTCTGTTTTATTTGgtggttttatttatatttagaaCACTATTTTCATAATTACTTGTCTTTTGAATTTCAGCAATCTTTAACTTTAGTTTTTGTGGAGACAAAGAAGCGAGCTGACTCATTGGAGCATTGGCTGTATGTTAATGGTTTTCCTGCAACTACCATTCATGGTGACAGAACACAACAGGTGAACATTACTCTTGCTGTCAGCTAGGATAATGCCTTGACGGTAATATGAAAGTTATATTCAGTTTTTAAATGTAGTCCTTTCCTTTGGACCTGTGATTAGTGTTGATCATTCCATCGGCAGCTGTAGTTTTGACATTATCATTATAATATCAGAGTCTTATAGTTTATGGTTTTGTTTGCAGGAAAGAGAGAAGGCATTGAGATCGTTCAAGAGTGGAAAGACACCAATTTTAGTGGCAACAGATGTAGCGGCACGTGGTCTGGATATTCCCCATGTAGCGCATGTGGTCAACTTTGATCTCCCCAATGACATTGATGATTACGTTCACCGGATAGGACGGACAGGCCGGGCCGGCAAAACAGGATTAGCAACGGCCTTCTTTAATGAGGTTAATTCATCAATGGCCAGGCCACTGGCTGATCTAATGCAAGAAGCAAATCAAGAAGTACCTGCTTGGCTTTTACGATATGCGTCAAGGACTTCTCATGGTGGTGGCAGAAATCGGCGGTCTTGGGGAGGCCGATTTGGCGGCCGTGATTTTAGGAGGGAGAATTCATTTAATCGAGCTATGGACTACCATGGTGGAGCAAAAGGTGGCGGTGGATATGGGTTTTCTGGTGGTTATGGTGGCCGTTATGGTCAAGGTGTGACCAGTGCTTGGGATTAGTCTGAATTTGTCTCTCATGTTttctgttaatatatatatatatatatatagttgacgAGTGTATAGCGTATTGGTCGATATCCTTCTGTAGGATGGATCATGTATGCGTTCCCCAAAGATAGGGAAAAACTTGAAGGGGAGACGGGCATTCTGCCATTGTAGTTAGCTACAGTGGTTCCTGGGCATTGTAGCATGATGCTAATGCCCATAAAGCAGCAATTATCAAAAGATGTTTATTTCCTTAAGTATTCAGGTTTTCTTAAGTCGTTGATTCATTTTATGTGCCTGACCCAGAAAATTGGAGAATTTGACCAAGATTGGGCAGCGGGCAGCTAGAGAATAAATTTGTGTCATGAATTTATTCATCGATGCCCCGTCAAAAGACTCGAATCAGGTTTTTTCGCTATAAATGTCTGAAGGACCAcgaatttaaaaagataaagaggAAAGAAATGGATTCCACGGCTCCTTCCTGATCATAAATCAAAGCGCAAGATATGTGCCTTGTATCGCAACTCGAGTAGAATTCTAAACCGACCGTACATATACCATCCAAATTACTCAATTGGTCCATGAGGGTTTTTAACAGATGTGCCATGAATTCGataattttctcattatatttttaaataaagaaaatgagaaactaAGGTCACGACGGTGAATAACAAGTCAAACCTTAAACTTCTATGTCCCAAATTTATGCCTCAATGCTTATTGTCTTTCTTTGTaccttttctttaaaaaagaagagaaacaaaattaacatttataataataaaaaggcaACTGTAATGAAACCTACGGAAATATAGGGAACCGAAAGTTAAAAGGAGGGCATAAAATTACAAGCCACTAAATGAGGGGATGATAAGTTATTTTGAGCCGGTGAAAAATTCtattgaaatttctattagtaaggaaaaagaaaaagaaaaaggtaattGAATTACGGGAAAATcgtaatttttttctataagaCAGGTTAAAATGATACAAAGGAGATCATAGAAAGGATCCCACAAGGAGATACCTGAGTAAACGGACATATGATCTACAATTCTAACAATAGCTTTTATCTTTATCCAACAACTTCTTTGGGCGTCTCCATTCCTTACCTAAAACCATTGAGGTTGATGTTAACACAATAACGGATAACCACATAAAATAGACCATGTATAGCAAAACATTATGAATTCAGTGCAAGCAATCTGGGCAAGAGTGTTGGGTGTTTCTTCCTAAATGTTCGCCCCAGGACTTAAATCATTTGTGAGTGCGCAATGTTTTGAACCGTTGCAACAAGAATCTACCATGCACATAACAGACTAAACCGTGGATATCATTTGTGGATTAGAGCCACAACAATCTTTGATCTTCTCACCACAAACTAGAGGTTCATCATTTGCAAGTTGATTTGCCTCAGAACTAGAAAGAATTCTTCTCTCTAAGTAGATATAGTAATTTGCACTTGGTAATCAGTTTCTGTCCTAAAGTTATCTTTGTTATTATAATAAGCAAAATTTATGCCCTGAAGTTATGGGATATAGAAAATACAGAAGTATCAACTAAAACAATTGTGTTTAGAAAAGTTTTCCAGGCATTCTGAAAAATTTTGAGCAATATTGATCATGGTTCCTActtctctttcttccttttttctccACTAAGTAGTCTAAGTTCAGGGAATATATTCTTCAAGGAGAAACAACGAGAGGTGATTTTCCATGCGGCTAGATCAGTAAATGTCTTTTTCATTTACGGAATCCTCATTATAAGACTACTCCATTGTAGTTGGAAGCAAGTTTTGTTCTACATCGGATCTGTCCAAACACCAACAATGTTTTCTTGGTTTCCCACAGACAGACCAGACTCGAAAGGCTTGACAAAGTGACAAATAATCAGATGCTAGGGATCACTAATAGAGAAAAGAGTACAATTCATCAGAGCCGACTTACTTGTGCTTTTTAGAtcgaataaaatttttattgctaataaaataaaacaaagattaTGTAcatgaattattaataaaactacTAACAACTTAAAATCCGTGTATTTAAGAGCACATCAACcagcttacaaaaaaaaaaaaaaggagagaagaaaATCTTGCCAGCAAATGAGCAAACAAATGAATtagattatatttatataacaatTGCTTACCCTGAAGTGTCATCGTCTACCTCTAGGTGTGCAGCGAAATTCAGCTAAGAGTGCTATATGATCAGACGACCACTCCGGAGAAGGAAGTGCAGTGTCCTTCCTCAAGCTCTCCTCATCCAAGAGCTCCAATAAAGATTCTACCGTCAAAGAGTCCGCTGAAGCCACAACCCAGatatcttaacatttaaatgcgaatttaaaaaaatcataaattaacagataaaaaataaaaaaataaaagtaaaaataaaatatttcacctGTGTAGAAGATGTAATCTAGCGTGCCAATAAAATCTCTAGTGCAATTTGTAAATAAGGGTTCATTTGTTGTCGGGTCCAATCTCCTTTTCTGCTGTCCCAAACTAAGACCAACCCCCATTCTTGCAAAGGACGAGTAAGCACTCACCTGAAAATGCACATCAATTACAACCAGCATCAGCCTTAAACCAGAAAGTATAACCTCCTCCCTAATTCTTTTTTCCCACCTTTTTCATTTTAACCAGAAGTCTAGTGAGTGGAAAAAGGTTCATCAACAATGAGTATGGATCGGGAACCATGTACAAGAAGAAAACATGCATTACCAATGGCAACTGATGCACCAACTTGCTGTTTGGACGCAAGATACCAAGAGGATCTGCTGCCAAGTCTGGATGTAACGGGTCCACCTTCCCCATAGCAAGAAGTGAATGAGGAGCACTGCAACAAAATAAAGCACTACCTCAATGCATAAACCAATActtgtgatatattaattaaaagtcCTACATCAGCTGGAGCATTATCTGCTTagcaaaataagtaaaaaaataaaataaacgaaAATAATATCACATCAATAGACAAACCTTCCAGGAGCTGAATTAAAGTCCCCACAAACCAGCATTGGAATGTCGGCACTGGCAGCTATTTTC
This genomic interval from Carya illinoinensis cultivar Pawnee chromosome 10, C.illinoinensisPawnee_v1, whole genome shotgun sequence contains the following:
- the LOC122279322 gene encoding DEAD-box ATP-dependent RNA helicase 37-like, with translation MTTSWADSVADSASENAATAASDSNGLKRPTRSSYVPPHLRNRQSPSTDPPDSLHSVPSSANGRVGFGGPTTGLCWAGGSRPDLGRAAHNGSGGGRRGSGWSSRNGGWDRRREHEVNPFVDDDNAERAISEQENTGINFEAYDDIPVETSGDNVPPPVNTFAEIDLGDSLNQNIRRCKYVKPTPVQRYSIPISLAGRDLMACAQTGSGKTAAFCFPIISGIMREQYVQRPRAARTAYPLALILSPTRELSCQIHDEVKKFSYQTGVKVVVTYGGAPINQQWRELERGVDILVATPGRLVDLLERARVSLQMIRYLALDEADRMLDMGFEPQIRKIVEQMDMPPPGVRQTMLFSATFPKEIQRLASDFLSNYIFLAVGRVGSSTDLIVQRVEFVHESDKRSHLMDLIHAQKESGMQGKQSLTLVFVETKKRADSLEHWLYVNGFPATTIHGDRTQQEREKALRSFKSGKTPILVATDVAARGLDIPHVAHVVNFDLPNDIDDYVHRIGRTGRAGKTGLATAFFNEVNSSMARPLADLMQEANQEVPAWLLRYASRTSHGGGRNRRSWGGRFGGRDFRRENSFNRAMDYHGGAKGGGGYGFSGGYGGRYGQGVTSAWD